One genomic window of Ruminococcus gauvreauii includes the following:
- a CDS encoding DUF6147 family protein, whose amino-acid sequence MRKQRWKKFAAALLSCIMTVSCLMVNVYADSDLEEIIVPSYHTTSETETEVSATSQVLVRGAHLARGSVSLGNKGGGSISIYGDVKAFHTCDMLYLDLYLERSTNGSSWTSYKSWSYTKENASSFEKSFTTTVPTGYYYRLKGIHAAKEGGVKETTSTVTGSKYIG is encoded by the coding sequence ATGAGAAAGCAGAGATGGAAAAAATTTGCAGCCGCCTTACTGAGCTGTATTATGACGGTTTCCTGTCTGATGGTCAATGTATACGCCGATAGCGATCTGGAGGAGATCATAGTACCCAGCTATCATACGACATCGGAGACGGAGACGGAGGTGTCGGCGACCAGCCAGGTGCTGGTGCGCGGAGCACATCTGGCAAGAGGCTCAGTTAGTTTAGGAAATAAAGGCGGCGGTTCCATAAGTATCTATGGAGATGTTAAAGCGTTCCATACATGTGACATGCTGTATTTAGATCTCTACCTGGAAAGGTCGACCAATGGAAGTTCATGGACGAGTTACAAGTCATGGAGCTATACCAAAGAAAACGCTTCTTCGTTCGAAAAATCGTTTACAACGACGGTTCCCACAGGATATTACTACCGCCTGAAAGGTATCCATGCGGCGAAAGAGGGAGGCGTGAAAGAAACTACCTCAACAGTAACTGGCTCAAAGTACATCGGTTAA